In a single window of the Lolium rigidum isolate FL_2022 unplaced genomic scaffold, APGP_CSIRO_Lrig_0.1 contig_20234_1, whole genome shotgun sequence genome:
- the LOC124680566 gene encoding pentatricopeptide repeat-containing protein At3g13880-like, with the protein MRIKPSKFTFKSVLEVCNLTDAVRCGRQIHAHVIFSGFQDDEFIANALINLYSKARSVNDSFRCFHMTPKQDVVTWTSMITAFAHDENFEKALDFFIEFLSIGKEPDQFALSSAMNACAALSLPATCKQLHCYTVKSGLDQFTVCGNSQIAMYRNIGDVKASKKTFDQITILDTYSWSTMVLTYAVHGHENEALELLQKMKECGVIIDNTAFLAALIACSHQGLVDEGFRHYESMISDFGCSPSAKHKACIVDLLGHVAKMAEAEDFIMGSGSENDPILWRALLRACRIHGDKERGIRTGEKLMDLEPFAATSYVVLYNLYMDAGKVSLAMRTRGLMRERGVSKETGISWAESGGSIHHFADGDSSCQQQNNAVQARLEDLLVRVKQRTECGGTDVWELGFQSRKAGESSLGRHGELLAVAFGLSTLPPAAPVTVMKNQRISLESHETLKLLSGQENRGIIVRDPTHFHRFDQGSCSCRDYW; encoded by the exons ATGAGGATAAAACCGTCCAAGTTTACGTTCAAGAGCGTGCTCGAAGTCTGCAATCTGACAGATGCTGTGCGCTGTGGGAGGCAGATACATGCCCATGTTATATTCAGTGGGTTTCAGGACGATGAGTTCATAGCAAATGCGCTGATCAACCTCTACTCTAAAGCACGATCAGTAAATGACAGTTTTAGATGCTTCCATATGACACCCAAGCAAGATGTCGTCACATGGACATCCATGATTACAGCTTTTGCACATGATGAAAATTTTGAGAAGGCACTAGACTTCTTTATAGAGTTTCTTTCTATTGGAAAAGAGCCAGACCAATTCGCTTTATCTAGTGCGATGAATGCCTGTGCTGCTCTTAGTCTGCCAGCAACCTGTAAGCAGTTGCACTGTTATACGGTCAAATCGGGACTCGATCAGTTCACTGTTTGTGGCAATTCTCAGATTGCTATGTATAGGAATATAGGTGATGTTAAGGCTTCAAAGAAGACATTTGACCAGATTACCATTCTGGATACTTACTCATGGTCTACCATGGTTTTGACCTATGCCGTCCATGGCCATGAAAATGAGGCTCTAGAGCTCCTCCAGAAGATGAAGGAATGTGGCGTCATAATAGATAATACTGCTTTTCTTGCCGCTCTTATTGCTTGCAGCCACCAGGGTCTGGTGGATGAAGGTTTCAG GCATTACGAGAGCATGATATCAGATTTTGGTTGTTCCCCATCTGCGAAGCACAAAGCTTGCATAGTAGACCTCCTTGGCCATGTCGCCAAGATGGCTGAGGCTGAAGATTTCATAATGGGGTCTGGATCAGAAAATGACCCAATACTCTGGCGTGCACTGTTGCGTGCTTGCAGAATCCATGGGGATAAAGAGAGAGGTATAAGAACTGGAGAGAAATTAATGGATCTCGAGCCCTTTGCTGCTACCTCATATGTGGTGCTGTACAACCTCTACATGGATGCTGGCAAAGTCTCATTAGCTATGAGGACAAGAGGCCTAATGAGAGAGCGAGGCGTGAGCAAGGAAACAGGGATTAGTTGGGCAGAGTCCGGAGGGTCCATCCACCATTTTGCTGATGGAGATAGCTCCTGCCAACAACAGAACAATGCAGTTCAGGCCAGATTGGAAGACTTGCTGGTCAGGGTGAAACAGAGGACCGAGTGTGGCGGAACGGATGTTTGGGAATTAGGATTCCAGAGCAGAAAGGCTGGCGAGAGCTCGCTCGGCAGACATGGTGAACTACTGGCGGTGGCTTTTGGGCTGTCCACTTTGCCGCCTGCTGCTCCTGTAACGGTTATGAAGAACCAGAGGATATCCCTGGAAAGCCATGAAACCCTGAAGTTGCTATCAGGGCAGGAAAATAGGGGAATAATTGTCAGAGACCCGACTCATTTTCATCGTTTTGATCAAGGTTCATGCTCTTGCAGAGACTACTGGTAG
- the LOC124680561 gene encoding uncharacterized protein LOC124680561, whose amino-acid sequence MEELAGDSRAADPPSLPDDLLVEILLRLPPEPIYLFRASFVSKHWRCLVHDARFLRRFRELHGRTPPVLGFFHPRGPPLFVPTSTGFALSTATITCHDDWWLYDCRHGRALLDSYRTGTLLVWDLMTGDERYVPLPAQACLGSMEFNGAVLSAAGHAGCHSCPFLVAFVFSHQVDFVTSACVYSSETGAWGEIASIHAPYCLIDTKPAALIGNKPYWLLENTSIIEFDLDKNSLDFVEEVPRDYDQIIIMPAEDGLLGFAGVDGFCLHLWSKVAGIDGVATWTRIRVIDMEKLLAPEVVAACVVGGFGVDPIGYAEDADVIFVDVYPSFYMIHLKSLKIEEVSAKRICSHIFPYASFYAPGIMSGGGDDQDELLNIN is encoded by the exons ATGGAAGAGCTCGCCGGCGACAGCCGCGCTGCCGATCCGCCGTCCCTACCGGACGACCTCCTGGTGGAGATCCTGCTGCGCCTCCCGCCGGAGCCCATCTACCTCTTCCGCGCCTCCTTCGTCTCCAAGCACTGGCGCTGCCTCGTCCACGAcgcccgcttcctccgccgcttccgcgAGCTCCACGGGAGGACGCCTCCGGTGCTCGGCTTCTTCCACCCGCGAGGTCCTCCGCTCTTCGTCCCCACCTCGACCGGCTTCGCGCTCTCCACCGCCACGATTACGTGCCACGACGACTGGTGGCTCTACGactgccgccacggccgcgccctcCTGGACAGCTACCGcaccggcaccctcctcgtctGGGACCTCATGACCGGCGACGAGCGCTACGTGCCGCTCCCCGCACAGGCCTGTCTAGGGAGCATGGAGTTCAACGGCGCTGTTCTCTCCGCGGCTGGCCACGCCGGCTGCCATTCGTGCCCGTTCCTCGTGGCTTTCGTGTTCAGTCACCAGGTTGATTTCGTCACCTCTGCCTGCGTCTACTCGTCCGAGACCGGTGCCTGGGGTGAGATCGCTTCCATTCATGCACCATATTGCTTAATTGATACAAAGCCGGCGGCTCTGATTGGAAACAAGCCCTACTGGCTGCTGGAAAACACTAGCATCATCGAGTTTGATTTGGATAAGAATAGTTTGGATTTCGTCGAGGAGGTGCCACGGGACTACGATCAGATTATCATCATGCCAGCAGAGGATGGACTTCTTGGTTTCGCCGGAGTTGATGGATTCTGTCTCCATTTGTGGTCAAAGGTTGCTGGCATTGATGGTGTGGCAACATGGACACGTATCAGGGTCATTGACATGGAGAAGCTTCTTGCGCCAGAAGTCGTGGCGGCGTGTGTGGTTGGAGGATTTGGAGTGGACCCAATTGGTTATGCTGAAGATGCTGATGTGATCTTCGTTGATGTGTATCCTAGCTTCTACATGATCCATCTCAAGTCCCTGAAGATCGAGGAGGTGTCAGCGAAAAGGATCTGCAGTCACATTTTTCCTTATGCTAGTTTCTATGCTCCAG GAATTAtgagtggtggtggagatgatcaaGACGAACTGTTGAACATCAACTGA
- the LOC124680557 gene encoding nucleolin-like, translating to MERRPELRRSMTLSEQLATPDPAIREFLRIPDDDSHHHPDADAGGRGWKPLRDRLRLRRTANAWTAPSQKPSAADGALKSGGGGGSSTRSNKYIYAPGEATAAFSRTTSLRQTPTFSRVASTRVGPTAGRADRAAPVVVDDDDEEDEEEEEDDEGDKDQDEAPAAQMSLMALLEQTDSWDDEDEEEDEAAGGGGGKNAQQHAGGGDDDEDDGEGREEEMVHVCCVCMVRHKGAAFIPCGHTFCRLCSRELWVSRGNCPLCNGFIQEILDIF from the coding sequence ATGGAGCGGCGGCCGGAGCTGCGGCGGTCGATGACGCTCTCGGAGCAGCTGGCCACGCCCGACCCGGCCATCCGCGAGTTCCTCAGGATCCCCGACGACGACAGCCACCACCACCCGGACGCCGACGCCGGCGGGCGAGGCTGGAAGCCTCTGCGCGACAGGCTCCGTCTCCGCCGCACCGCGAACGCCTGGACAGCCCCGTCGCAGAAACCCAGCGCGGCGGACGGCGCCctgaagagcggcggcggcggtggcagcagcACACGCAGCAACAAGTACATCTACGCGCCCGGGGAGGCCACGGCGGCCTTCTCCCGCACCACCTCCCTCCGCCAGACGCCCACCTTCTCCCGCGTCGCCTCTACCCGCGTCGGACCCACCGCCGGGCGTGCCGACCGGGCCGCCCCCGTGgttgtcgatgacgacgacgaggaggacgaggaagaggaggaggacgacgagggagACAAAGATCAGGACGAGGCGCCGGCCGCGCAGATGTCCCTGATGGCGCTGCTGGAGCAGACGGACAGctgggacgacgaggacgaggaggaggacgaggccgccggcggcggcggcggcaagaacGCGCAGCAGCATGCCggaggcggcgacgacgacgaggacgacggcgaggggcgggaggaggagatggtgCACGTGTGCTGCGTGTGCATGGTCCGCCACAAGGGCGCCGCCTTCATCCCCTGCGGCCACACCTTCTGCCGGCTCTGCTCCCGCGAGCTCTGGGTCAGCCGCGGCAACTGCCCGCTCTGCAACGGCTTCATCCAGGAGATCCTCGACATCTTCTGA
- the LOC124680560 gene encoding uncharacterized protein LOC124680560 has translation MAESPENAAAAPAPAAAPAPPAPPAPKPSSPPPSSGIPPRYDLDAKWDACLDLSIRRVAYASLAGAFGGLILFRSPTTRWASVALGAGVGIGAAYTECSYIFNGSPPKWSSKVSTVPSAHSEGDK, from the exons aTGGCGGAGTCGCCCGagaacgccgccgccgcgcccgcgccggccgccgccccagcCCCTCCGGCTCCCCCGGCGCCCAAGCCGTCCTCCCCGCCCCCCAGCTCCGGGATCCCGCCGCGCTACGACCTCGACGCCAAGTGGGACGCCTGCCTCGACCTCTCCATCCGCCGCGTCGCCTACGCCTCCCTCGCCGGCGCATTCGGCGGCCTCATCCTATTCC GTAGCCCAACAACCCGCTGGGCATCAGTTGCACTTGGAGCTGGTGTGGGGATAGGGGCTGCGTATACTGAATGCTCATACATATTCAATGGTTCTCCTCCCAAGTGGTCATCCAAAGTTTCAACGGTTCCTTCTGCTCATTCTGAA GGAGACAAGTAA